The genomic segment GACTCCGGAAACGCCGTGCTGGCCGCCCTTTCCCTCCCCGTGCACCCGGTGGACGCCTACCGCTACTTCGTGGGCCTGGGCATAGAGGAGCTGGTGCGCCGCATGTTGCCCGAGGACCGCCGCGACCCGGACTTCGTGCGCGAGGCCACGGCCATGACCGGGGTGGAGTACAAGCGCCGCTGGAAGGACAAGACCAGGCCCTACCACGGCGTGGACCGGATGCTCGCCGGGCTTGGGGAGCTGGGGCTCCCGGCCTGCGTGCTGTCCAACAAGCCGCAGTATTACACCGACATCACGGTGAACGAATTCTTCCCGAGCGCCCCGTTCGTGCACGTGCGCGGGGCCAGGCCCGAAGTGCCCAACAAGCCGCACCCGGCCGGCGCGCTGGCGCTGGCGGCCGATCTCGGACTCACGCCAGGCGAGGTGGTCTTTGTGGGCGACACCGCCACGGACATGAAGACCGCGCGCGGCGCGGGAATGCTGCCCGTGGGCGCCCTGTGGGGCTTCCGCGACGAGGCCGAACTGCGTGAGAACGGGGCGCGGGACATCATTTCCCGGCCGGATGAATTGCCGAAGCTGCTGGCCGGGCTGATGGGACGCGGCAAAGGCTGAACCACATCCATGCGCCGGGCCGAGCACAACACTCCCCTGAACGTGCAGGGCGACGCCGAGCTGCTGAACGCAGTGAACGCGGGCGTGCTGCTGCTGTGCGCGCGCACCGGCGCGGTGCTTGAGGCCAACGAACGGGCGCGCGCCATGCTCTGCCCCGGGGGGGACCCGCCGAAGCTCGCCGCCCTGTTCCCAGGAGGCGGATTCCCGCTTGAGGATCTGCTGGAAGGCATAAGCGGCGTGGAAACCCGCGTGCGCGGGGCCCAGGGCCGCAGCGTGCCTGTGCTGCTGGCTTCGCGCCGGGTTGAAGGGGGCGCGGGCGGCCTGCTGCTGCTCACCCTGACCGACCTTTCGCTTTTGCGCCGCGCCGAGGCCCGCTACCAAAGCTTCTTCGAGAACGTCATCGAGGGCGTGTTCCAGTCCACCAAGAGCGGCCGCTACCTCATGGTGAATCCCGGCCTGGCCAATATCCTGGGCTTCGACTCGCCGGAGGAGCTCATCGCCCACTTCAAGGACCTGCGCAGCCAGCTCTACGTGGACCCGGCCGACCGCGACACCCTGTTCCGCGTGCTGGGCAAAGCCGGGCAGATCAAGGGCTTCGAGACCCGCTTCATCTGCAAGGACGGCTCCACGCGCTGGATCTCCCTCACCGCGCGCGAGGTGCGCGACCCCACCAGCGGCGAGTTGTTGTACATCGAAGGCCTGAACATCGACATAACCGCCCGCAAGGAGGCCGAGCGCGCCCTGAAGGAGAGCGAGGAAAAATTCCGCCACACCTTCGACCAATCGCCCATCGGGGCCAGCATGGTCAGCCTGGACAACACCTTCCTGCGCGCCAACGAGGCCTTTTGCCGCATCACCGGCTACACCGAGCCCGAACTCAAACGCATCACCTTCGACTCCATCACCCACCCGGACGAGCGAGGGGAAAGCCTGCGCCAATACGACCGCGTCAAGCGCGGCGAGATCGACTCCTGGGAGCAGGACAAACGCTACATCACCAAGGACGGGCGCGAGGTCTGGGTGCACCTTTCCGCCGGACTGGTGCGCGATTCGGCCGGAACGCCCCTGTACCTGCTGCCCATGGTGCAGGACATCAACCACCGCATGGAGACCGAGCGCGCCATGCAGGCCATCCACGCGGAAAAGGAGCGCCTGCGCGCCGGGCTGGAGGCCGTGTTCCGCTCCATTCCCGACGCCATCATCACCGTGGACACGGACATGCGCGTCATCCAGACCAACCGCGCCCTGTCCGAGGTCTGCTGCATCGGCTCGCGCCTGGAGAAGGCCACCGACCTGGCGGGCGTCAGCGGCTCGTGCAGCCGGGGCTGCTTCTCCATGCTCAAGACCACCCTCGAAACCCGCAAGCCCGTGTTCGAGCATCGCGTGGAGTGCCGCACCAAGACTCCGGGCAAGGTGGTGGTCATCAACAGCTCGCCCTTGATCGACCAGGACAACAACTTCGCCGGGGCCGTGCTGGTCATCCGCGACATCACCCGCCTGGCCGATTTGGAGAAGCGCCTCACCGACAGGCACTCCCACCGGGGCATTGTGGGCAAAAGCAAGGTGATGCAAGACATTTACGCCGTGCTGGACCAGCTTTCCGACGTGGAGTCCACGGTGCTCATCACCGGCGAATCCGGCACCGGCAAGGAGCTCATCGCCGAGGCGCTGCACTACGGCGGCTCGCGCTCCAAGGGCCCGCTCATCAAGGTCAACTGCTCCGCGCTTTCGGAAAGCCTGCTGGAAAGCGAGCTTTTCGGCCACATGCGCGGGGCGTTCACCGGCGCCATCCGCGACAAGATCGGCCGCTTCGAGGCCGCCGAGGGCGGCACCATCTTCCTGGACGAAATCGGCGACATCTCCCCGCGCATCCAGCTGAACCTGCTGCGCGTGCTGGAACGCAAGGAATTCGAGCGGGTGGGCGACTCGCGCACGAAAAAGGCCAACGTGCGCGTGCTGGCCGCGACCAACGTGGACCTCATGGACAAGATACGGCAGGGGCTCTTCCGCGAGGACCTCTACTACCGCCTCAAGGTCATGGTCATCCAGCTGCCCCCCCTGCGCGAGCGCACCGAGGACATCCCGCTCTTGATGGGGCACTTCATCAGCCAGTTCCAGACCAGCTTCGGCAAGCGCATCACCAAATGTTCGGACGACGTGATGCGCCTGTTCATGACCTACCCCTGGCCGGGCAATGTGCGCGAGCTCAAGTACTCCCTGGAGCACGCCTGCATCCTCTGCCCTGGCGGCGAAATCGGCCGGGCGCACCTGCCTGCCGACCTGCTGCGCTTCGAGCAGGGCCTGCCAGGACTTGGCGTTCCGGGCCTGCGTGCGCCAAGCCGCGCCGCCACACCAGCCGCCGCCCTGGACCGCCCTCGCGGACACGCGGGCCTGACGCGCGAGGATGTGCTGAGCGCCCTGGCCCACGCGGGCGGCAACCGGGCCAAGGCCGCGCGTCTGCTGGGCGTGGACCGCCGCACCCTGTACCGCAACATGGCCAAGCACCAGGTATCCTGAGCCCTCCCGGCGGTGCGGGACAAAACATGTGGCGCCACACATATGAGGCGCCACACATGTGGCACACGCCACACTTCCTTCCTTGGGCAAGGAAACGGGGCCAGCCGCGTCATTTTCGTGCATCTACAAGGAATACCGAACAAAAATATGGCCGCAAACCTTGCGCCGCTTCCCCCTCCCCCATGGCACGGCTATTGCTCAAAGCGCCAACGGCCCGCGCCGCTGGCCCGAAGCCCTGGGGAGGGCACGGGAACACGACACGGAGCCGATGAGGGGAGCGGCCGCCTTGCGGCCGAAACATCGCGCCACACGCGGGAGGGGGGCTCCCGGCGCAAACCACTGAGCCGCACAGCGGCCCAAGGAGCAGGGGCATGGCAGAAGCTGGAGCACGGAAACCGATCTACAAATCACTCTATTTCCAGGTCATCATGGGCATCTGCATCGGCATCGCCCTGGGCGTTGTCTTCCCCGGCAAGGAGGGGCTGGCCGCGCAGATGAAGCCCTTCGGCGACGCCTTCATCAAGATGATCAAGATGATCATCGCGCCCATCATCTTCTGCACCGTGGTGGTGGGCATCGCCAAGATGGGCGACATGGGCAAGGTGGGCCGCGTGGGCATCAAGGCCATGCTCTACTTCTGGACCATGACCCTGATGGCGCTGATCATCGGCTTGGTGGTGGTGAACACCTACAAGCCCGGCGTGGGCATGAACCTCGACGTCTCCACCCTGGACATGAGCGCGGTGGAGAAATACGCGGGCAGCGCGCAAAAGCTCTCCACGGTCGACTTCATCATGCACATCATCCCCAGCAACGTGGTGGACGCCTTCGCCAAGGGCGAGATCCTGCAGGTGCTGTTCTTCTCCATCTTCTTCGGCCTGGCCCTTTCCAGCCTGGGCGAAAAGGCCAAGACCGTCACCAGGTTCATCGATGAATTCAGCAAGGGCCTGTTCAAGGTCGTGCACTACATCATGTTCTTCGCGCCCATGGGCGCGTTCGGCGCCATAGCCTACGTGGTGGGCGCGCACGGCGTGGGCAGCCTCCAGCAGCTCATGTACCTCATGGCCGGGGTGTACACCACCTGCATCGTGTTCATCTTCGGCGTGCTGTGGACCGTGTGCCGTTTAACCGGCTTCAGCCTGTGGCAGTACCTCAAGTTTATCAAGGAGGAGATCCTTCTTGTGCTCGGCACCAGCTCCTCGGAATCCGCCCTGCCGCGCATGATGGCCAAGATGGAGGTGGCGGGCTGCAACCGCTCCGTGGTGGGCCTCACCCTGCCCATGGGCTACTCCTTCAACCTCGACGGCACCTGCATTTACCTGACCATGGCCGCGGTGTTCCTGGCCCAGGCCACCAACACCCCGCTTTCCCTCAACGACGAGCTCTACATGCTGGGCATTCTGCTTTTGACCAGCAAGGGCGCGGCCGCGGTCACCGGCGGCGGCTTCATCACCCTGGCCGCCACCCTGGGCAGCCTGCACACCATCCCAGTGGCTTCCATAGCCGTGCTTCTTGGCGTAGACCGCTTCATGAGCGAGGCGCGCGCCATCACCAACCTCATCGGCAACGGCATCGCCACCATCGTGGTGGCCAAGTGGGAAGGCGCCCTCGACGCCGACGCCCTCAAGCGCGCGCTCTCCGGCGCGGGCGAGACGGACTCGCCCGAGGAAGTGCTGGACGGGGCCATGCAGCCCGTGACCGTGCGCGTGGACGAGTAGCAAGCATAACCGTTTCGAAGTTCCTGGAGGATCCATGTCCCAACCCATGACGGCCAACCACCCCACCCTGGCCATAAAGCGGCTGGACGGGCTGCTCGACTGGGCGCAAATGCTCACGGGCGTCGGCCTCATCGCCTTCATGTGGGCGCACATGCTGCTTGTGGGCAGCGTGCTTGCAAGCCCCGCCATCATGAACGCCATCGCCGCCTTTTTTGAGGAAAGCGGCATGGCGCAGGTGGGCGGCCCGCTCATCTTCGCCCTGTTCCTGGCGCACTTCGTGCTCGCCGCGCGCAAAATCCCCTTCCGCCTGGAAGGGCAGAAGACCATCTGGGAGCACGCCAGGCTCATCCACCACGCCGACACCTGGCTTTGGGTCGTGCAGGCGGCCAGCGCCATGGTCATCCTGATCATGGGCGCCATCCACATGTGGGCCGTGCTCTCGGAGCTGCCCATCCACGCCCTCAAGTGCGCAGAAACCCTGCAAAAGAACAAGTGGTGGCTGGCCTTCTACCTGCTGCTGGCCCCGCTGGTGCATGTGCATCTGGGCATCGGGCTGTACCGCATCGCCGTGAAATGGGGCTTTGCCAAACGCGCGGACCGCAAGGGCCTCAAGCGCTTCGTATACGCCCTCATCCTGGTCTCCGTCGGCATCAGCGTGCTGACGCTGTTCCGGTTCTGGTTCATGGAAGCCTAGGGAGACGAAAGGGAATGCAGACCATCTACACAGACGTGCTGGTCATGGGGGCCGGGCTGGCCGGGGAACGCGCGGCCATCGAAGCCGCCCAGGCGGGATTCTCCGCCATCTGCCTGAGCCTGGTGCCCTCGCGGCGCTCGCACTCCTCCGCGGCCATGGGCGGTATGCAGGCCGCCATGGGCAACTGCGCCAAGGGCGAGGGCGACTGCCCGGACGTGCACTTCGCCGACACGGTCAAGGGCTCCGACTGGGGCTGCGACCAGGAGGTGGCGCGGCTCTTCGCCGACCGCGCGCCCATCGAGATGCGCCAGTTGGCCTTCTGGGGCGTGCCCTGGAACCGCGTGGTGCCCGGCAAGAGCATGTATTACAAGGGCGGCAAGCAATTCGAAAAGGAAGAAAAGGAAGAAAACCGCGGGCTCATCACCTCCCGCGACTTCGGCGGCACGGCCAAGTGGCGCACCTGCTACGTTTCCGACGGCACGGGCCACAGCGTGCTCTTCACCGTGGACAACGTGTGCGCCAAGCTGGGCGTGGAGGTCCACGACAAGACCGAGGCCATCGCGCTGATCCAGGACGGCCACACCTGCTTCGGCTGCGTGGCGCGCTGCCTGCGCACGGGCGAGCTGCTGGTGTACCTGGCCAAGGCCACGGTCATCGCCACCGGCGGCTTCGGCCGCCTGTACCCCGGCACCACCAACGCCGTCATCTGCGACGGCGGCGGGCACATCGCGGCCCTCAACACCGGCGTGGTGCCCATGGGCAACATGGAGGCCGTGCAGTTCCACCCCACGGGCATCGTGCCCACCGAAATCCTCGTCACCGAGGGCTGCCGCGGCGACGGCGGCACGCTCCTGGACGTGAACGAGGAGCGCTTCATGCACGTGTACGAGCCCGAAAAGCAGGAGCTGGCCTCCCGCGACGTGGTGGCGCGCTGGATGACCCACCACATCCGCCAGGGCAAGGGCGTCAAAAGCCCCTACGGCGACCACCTCTGGCTCGACATCCGCCACCTGGGCGAAAAGCACATCACCGGCAAGCTCAGGGAGGTGTACGAAATCTGCACCAGCTTCCTGGGCGTGAACCCCATCCACCAGCTCATTCCCGTGCGGCCCACCCAGCACTACAGCATGGGCGGCGTGCGCACCAACAAGGACGGCCACGCCTACGGGCTTTCGGGCCTGTTCAGCGTGGGCGAGGCCTCCTGCTGGGACATGCACGGCTTCAACCGCCTGGGCGGCAACTCCCTGGCCGAAACCGTGGTGGCCGGCGGCATTGTGGGCAAGAAGATCGCCGAGTTCCTGCAAGGGGCCGAGGTCACCTTCAACTCCAGCGTCATCGACGACGAGGTCAAGCGCCAGCGCGACCGCATAGAGAGCCTGGTGCGCTGCAAGGCCGGAACGGAATACGTGTACAAGGTGCGCCGCGCCATGCAGGACGCCCTGCACAAGGGCGCCAACATCTTCCGCACGGAGCAGGGTCTTTCCCAGTGCGTGGGCGAACTGCAGGAAATACTGGCCCGCGCCCGCAAGGTGGGCCTCAAGAGCAACGGCCTGGGGGTCAACCCGGAACTCTCCGCCGCCCTCAAGATCGAGGGCCAGGTCAAAATGGCGCTGATGCTGGCCTTTGGCGCGCTGAAGCGCACCGAAAGCCGCGGCAGCCACAACCGCGAGGACTACCCCGCGCGCAACGACCGCGACTGGCTGAGCCGCACGCTGGCCTACTGGAAGAGCGAGAAGGACGACATGCCCACGCTCGACTACGAACCGGCCACCCCGGTCTTCCACATCCCGCCGGGAGACCGCGGCTACGGCAAAAGCCAGATCATCACCGCCGACACTCCGGCCGAGACCAAGGGGTAGCACGACATGGCCAGATCGCTCAAATTCAACATCTTCCGGTACAATCCGCAGGACACGGAATCCACCCCGCACATGGAGTCCTTCACCCTTGGCGAGAGCGACTCCATGACCCTGTTCATCGCGCTGAACCGCATCCGCGAGGAGCAGGACCCGAGCCTCCAGTTCGACTTCTGCTGCCGCGCGGGCATTTGCGGTTCCTGCGGCATGGTCATAAACGGCCGGCCGGGCCTGGCCTGCCACACCAAGACCCGCGACCTGCCGGACGAGATCACCCTGCTGCCCCTGCCCGTGTTCCAGCTGGTGGGCGACTTGAGCGTGGACACCGGAAGCTGGTTCCGCGAGATGTACGACACCGTGGAGTCCTGGATCCACACCAAGAAGACCTTCGACCCGGCAGCGCCGGAAGAGCGCATGGACAACGACACGGCCGAGGCCATCTACGAACTGGACCGCTGCGTCGAGTGCGGCTGCTGCATCGCGGCCTGCGGCACGGCCCGGATGCGCCCGGACTTCCTGGGCGCGGCTGGCCTGAACCGCGTGGGCCGCTTCCTCATAGACCCGCGTGACGAGCGCAGCGAACAGGACTACTACGAGATACTGGGCAACGACATGGGCATCTTCGGCTGCATGGGGCTGCTCGCCTGCGAGGACGTGTGCCCCAAGCACCTGCCCCTGCAGGACCAGCTCGGCTTTCTGCGCCGCAAGATGGGCATCACCGCCCTCAAGAACTTCTTCGGCAAGAAGTAGCAAGGAGCCGCAATGCGAGAGATCAATCCAGCGGAGGTCTCGGCCGCGGTGGCGCGCATGTGCATGAGCGCCAACACCAAACTGCCGGACGACGTGCGCCGCGCCTTTGAACAGGGCCTTACGGCCGAGACCAGCGAGGCCGGGCGCGAGATCTTCCGCCAGCTTCTGGAAAACGCGGACCTGGCCCTGGAGACCAAGCTGCCGCTGTGCCAGGACTGCGGCCTGGCCGTCTTCTACGTGGAGCTGGGCGAGGACGCGCGCGTGCCCGGCGGCGTGAACAACGCCATCACCGAGGGCATGGTGGCCGGATACCGCGACGGCTTCCTGCGCAAGAGCAGCTGCGACCCGCTCACCCGCAAGAACACCGGCGACAACACCCCGGCCATCATCCACATCGACCTGGTGCCCGGCGACCGCCTCAAGATCAGCTACATGGCCAAGGGCGGCGGCAGCGAGAACATGAGCCGCGTGACCATGCTGGCCCCCAGCCAGGGCTGGGAGGGCATCAAGCGCTTCGTAGTGGAGCGCGTGGCCGAGGCCGGGCCCAACCCCTGCCCGCCGGTAATCCTGGGCGTGGGCATCGGCGGCACCTTCGAAATGGCCCCGAAAATCGCCAAGAAGGCGCTGTTGCGCAAGCTCGACGACACCCACCCCGACCCCAAGATCGCGGCCATGGAGGCCGAGCTGCTTGCGGCCGTGAACCGGCTGGGCATCGGGCCCATGGGCCTGGGCGGCGACCATACCTGCCTGGGCGTCAAAATAGCCGTGGCCCCCTGCCACATCGCCAGCCTGCCGCTGGCCGTCAACGTGCAGTGCCACAGCTCCCGGCACGAGGAGGTGGAATTCTAGATGCCCACGCACACGCTCTCCACCCCGCTCACGGACGCGGACATCGAAACACTGCGCGCGGGCGACGTGGTGCTGCTCTCCGGCACCATCTATTCCGGCCGCGACGCCGCGCACAAGAAATTGATGGACCTGCTGGACCGGGGCGAGCCCCTGCCCTTTGACCTGAACGGGGCGGCCATCTACTACGTCGGCCCCTCTCCTGCGCCCCCGGGCAGGCCCATCGGCGCCGCCGGGCCGACCACCAGCTACCGCATGGACGCCTACGCCCCCCGGCTCATCTCCCTGGGTCTCAAGGCCAGCATCGGCAAAGGCAAGCGCTCGGACGCGGTGAAGCAGGCCATGCGCGAGCACAAGGCCGTGTACCTGGGCGCCACGGGCGGCGCCGGGGCCCTGCTGTCCAAGTGCATCACCAAAAGCACGGTCATCGCCTTCGATGAGCTCGGCCCGGAGGCCGTGCGCGAGATGGTGGTGGAGAACTTCCCCCTGCTCGTCATCAACGACGCCTTTGGCGGCGAGCTGTACGCCAGGCCGAAGCTGGACGAATAGGCCATTTCCGGGGGGGGCCGACTCGTGGCGCTACCGCAGTCGGCCAACCTGCCTCCCCCGGCCGCCGCGCCCGGCCGGCCTCCCGCTGCCCCCGGATCAGCGGGAACAGCCCGGCCCCGCGCGGGCGGACCAGACACGCAGGACGCACCAGGGCGCTGGAGGATGCAAGTCCGCCAGCGCCCTTGCTCTTTCAAGGTCCGTCTGCTAGCTTTACCAGAAACCTGATTGGGCCGCGCCCCTGCCGGGGCTGACCCGGCGGGCCACTTCGCCCCCCCTTGCCGGCACAGCCCGGAGGAGCCGTTCATGTCCCTTCACGCCCAAGGCCAGCCCACCACCCCCCTCGACCTGGAGGCCCGGCGCGACCTCGCCTTCATGGAGGCCGTGGCGCGCGAAAGCGGACAGGATCTCAAAAGCTGCTACCAGTGCGGCAACTGCACCGCGGGCTGCGCCTACAGCCATGACTTCGACATCCCCGTGCACAAGGTGATGCGGCTGGTGCAGCTGGGCCAGCGCGAGGAGGCCCTCTCCTGCCGCTCCATATGGCTGTGCGCCACCTGCCAGGCCTGCACCACCCGCTGCCCCAACAACATCGACGTGGCGCGGGTGATGGACGTGCTGCGGCACATGGCGCGGCGCGCAGGCCACGCCCCGGAACGCCTGGTCAAGACCTTCGCCGACGGCTTTCTTGCCAGCGTGGCCCGGCACGGCCGCGTGTTCGAGGTGGGTCTGGCCGCCGTGTTCGCCCTCAAAAGCGGCAAGCCCCTGCAGGACGCCTGCCTGGGTCCGGCCATGCTCTCGCGCGGCAAGCTCTCGCTTCTGCCCCACGAACCCAGCGCCCAGGCCAAGGCCGAGGTAGCGGGCATCTTCGAGCGTTTCGCCAGGCAAAAGGCGCGCGCGCACGGCGCAACGAGCGCCCCTGACACGGGGGACGGACAATGAGCGCGCGCCTGGGCTATTACCCCGGCTGCTCGCAAAGCGGCACCGCGGCGGAAAACGACATTTCCAGCCGCGCCTGCCTGGCCGCCCTGGGCATCGGCATGTCCGACGTGCCGGACTGGACCTGCTGCGGCAGCACGCCCGCGCACACCGTGGACCATCATCTTGCCGGGGCCCTGGCCGCGCGCAACCTCCTGCAGGCCGAGGCCGCCGGGTTCGGCTGCATCGCCACCCCGTGCCCCAGCTGCCTGGCCGCCCTCAAGACGGCCGACGCGCACCTGGCCGAGCCCGCGTACAAAGCCGCCGTGGAACGCCTGCTGGGCCGCGCCGCGCCCGGCCCCATGGAGTCCAAAAGCGTGCTCCAGGTGCTCATGGAGCAGGCCGGGCCGCAGGGCGTCAAGGCCCGCGTCACGCGGCCGCTCACCGGGCTCAAGGTGGCCTGCTACTACGGCTGCCTCCTGAACAGGCCGCCGGGGCTCATGGCCTTCGACGACCCCGAAAACCCCACGGCCATGGACGAGCTCATGGCCGCCTGCGGGGCCACCGTGGTGGACTATCCCTTCAAGACCGAATGCTGCGGCGCGGCCTTCGCCATGCCCCGGCTCGACGTGATGCGGCGGCTCACGGCGCGGCTGCTGGACATGGCGGCGGAGTGCGGCGCGGACGCAATCGCCGTGGCCTGCCCCCTGTGCCAGATGAACCTGGACCTGCGGCGCGGCCAAGCTAACACGGCGGCGCGCGCGCCCCACGCCATGCCCGTGCCCTACTTCACCCAGCTCATGGGCCTGGCCCTGGGCCTGCCCGAGGCCGACCTGGCCCTCTCCAAGCTGGTGCTGCCGCTCGCCCCGGCCCTGGATGCCGCCACCGCCCGCCAGGCCGAGGCCGCCAAAAACGGCAAGGAGGACGCCCCATGCGCATAGGCGTCATGATCTGCCACTGCGGCAACAACATCGCCGCCACCGTGGACTGCGAGGCCGTGGCCCAGGCAGCGCGCGAATTCCCGGACGTTGTTTTCGCCACGGACCACATGTACGCTTGTTCCGACCCCGGCCAAAAGAGCATCGAGCAGGCCATCGTGGACCTCAAGCTCGACGGCGTGGTGGTGGCCTCCTGCTCGCCCAGGATGCACGAGCAGACCTTCCGCCGCGCGGTGGAGCGCGCGGGCCTGAACCGCTACATGTTCGAAATGGCCAACATCCGCGAGCATGTGGCCTGGGTTTCGCTGGACCGCAAGCGCAACACGCAAAAGGCCATCGACCTGGTGCGCATGGCCGTGGAAAAGCTGCGCGTGGACCGGCCGCTCACCCCCAAGAGCTTCGAGGTGCAAAAGCGCGTGCTCATCGTGGGCGGCGGCGTGGCCGGCATCCAGGCCGCGCTGGACTGCGCCGAGGGCGGGCTTGAGGTGGTGCTGGTGGAGAAGAAAAGCTCCATCGGCGGCATCATGAGCAAGCTGGACAAGACCTTCCCCACCATCGACTGCTCCGTGTGCGTGCTGGGCCCCAAGATGGTGGACTGCGGGCAGCATCCGCGCATCACCCTGCACGCCCTTTCCGAGGTGGACGAGGTCTCCGGCTACGTGGGCAACTTCGAGGTCAAGATCAGAAAGCGCGCCACCTATGTGGACTGGACGAAATGCACCGGCTGCGGGGCCTGCCAGGAAAAATGCCCCAGCAAGAAGGTGCCCGACGCCTTCAACGAAAACGTCAGCTGCACCACGGCCATAGGCATCCCCTTTCCCCAGGCCATTCCCAAGCGCGCGACCATAAACGCCGCCCACTGCATCCGCCTCACCAAGGGCAAGTGCGGCAACTGCGAACGGGTGTGCCCCACCGGGGCCATCGATTTCGACATGCAGGACGAGGTGGTGACCGAAAAGGTGGGCGCCATCATCGCGGCCACGGGCATCGGGCTTTTCGACCACACGAAGCTCGGCGAATACGGCGCGGGCAGGTACCCGGACGTGGTCACCTCCCTGGCCTACGAGCGGATGCTCTCGGCCTCCGGCCCCACGGCCGGGCACATCAAGCGCCCAAGCGACGGCAAAGAGCCCAAGACCGTGGCCTTCATCTCCTGCGTGGGCAGCCGCGACCGCAGCGTGGACCGGCCGTACTGCTCGAACTTCTGCTGCATGTACACGGCCAAGCAGGCCATCCTCACCCGCGACCACATCCCCGATTCGCGCGCGTACGTGTTCTACATGGACATCCGCGCGGGCGGCAAGGGCTACGAGGAGTTTGTGCGCCGCGCCCAGGAGGAATACGGCGTGGAGTACGTGCGCGGCCGCGTGGCCCACATCCACCCGGTGCAGGGGCCGGAGGGCGGGCAGCTTTTGGTGCGCGCCGCGGACACGCTTCTTGGCCGACAAGTGGAGCTGGCCGCGGATCTGGTGGTGCTTGCGGTCGGGGCCGAGGCCTCGCCCGGCGCCCCGGACCTGGCCGAAAAGCTGCGCATCTCCTACGATCACTATGGCTTCTTTCTGGAAAGCCACCCCAAGCTCCGCCCGGTGGAGACCAACACCGTGGGCGTGTACCTGGCCGGAGCCTGCCAGGGGCCCAAGGACATTCCGGCCAGCGTGGCCCAGGCCAGCGCGGCTGCGGGCAAGGTGCTGGCCCTGCTCTCCAAGGACACGCTCGAAAGCGACCCGCAGATCGCCCAGGTGCGCGCCACGCGCTGCATCGGCTGCGGCAAGTGCGAGCGCACCTGCCCCTTCGGCGCCATCCGGATGCGCGAATTGCGCGACGGCAGCAAACGCGCCGAGGTGGTGGAGACCGTGTGCCAGGGCTGCGGCATCTGCTCCGTCACCTGCCCCGTGCGGGCCATACAGCTCGCCCACTTCACCGACTCGCAACTGCTCGCGGAGGTCAACGCCCTATGCAGGACATGGGACGAGACTACAGAATCATAGGCTTTTTGTGCAACTGGTGCTCGTACGGCGGGGCCGATGCGG from the Humidesulfovibrio mexicanus genome contains:
- a CDS encoding succinate dehydrogenase/fumarate reductase cytochrome b subunit; protein product: MSQPMTANHPTLAIKRLDGLLDWAQMLTGVGLIAFMWAHMLLVGSVLASPAIMNAIAAFFEESGMAQVGGPLIFALFLAHFVLAARKIPFRLEGQKTIWEHARLIHHADTWLWVVQAASAMVILIMGAIHMWAVLSELPIHALKCAETLQKNKWWLAFYLLLAPLVHVHLGIGLYRIAVKWGFAKRADRKGLKRFVYALILVSVGISVLTLFRFWFMEA
- a CDS encoding HAD family hydrolase, which gives rise to MNIPPRAVIFDLDGTLLDTLDDLADSGNAVLAALSLPVHPVDAYRYFVGLGIEELVRRMLPEDRRDPDFVREATAMTGVEYKRRWKDKTRPYHGVDRMLAGLGELGLPACVLSNKPQYYTDITVNEFFPSAPFVHVRGARPEVPNKPHPAGALALAADLGLTPGEVVFVGDTATDMKTARGAGMLPVGALWGFRDEAELRENGARDIISRPDELPKLLAGLMGRGKG
- a CDS encoding dicarboxylate/amino acid:cation symporter, giving the protein MAEAGARKPIYKSLYFQVIMGICIGIALGVVFPGKEGLAAQMKPFGDAFIKMIKMIIAPIIFCTVVVGIAKMGDMGKVGRVGIKAMLYFWTMTLMALIIGLVVVNTYKPGVGMNLDVSTLDMSAVEKYAGSAQKLSTVDFIMHIIPSNVVDAFAKGEILQVLFFSIFFGLALSSLGEKAKTVTRFIDEFSKGLFKVVHYIMFFAPMGAFGAIAYVVGAHGVGSLQQLMYLMAGVYTTCIVFIFGVLWTVCRLTGFSLWQYLKFIKEEILLVLGTSSSESALPRMMAKMEVAGCNRSVVGLTLPMGYSFNLDGTCIYLTMAAVFLAQATNTPLSLNDELYMLGILLLTSKGAAAVTGGGFITLAATLGSLHTIPVASIAVLLGVDRFMSEARAITNLIGNGIATIVVAKWEGALDADALKRALSGAGETDSPEEVLDGAMQPVTVRVDE
- a CDS encoding sigma 54-interacting transcriptional regulator, with the translated sequence MRRAEHNTPLNVQGDAELLNAVNAGVLLLCARTGAVLEANERARAMLCPGGDPPKLAALFPGGGFPLEDLLEGISGVETRVRGAQGRSVPVLLASRRVEGGAGGLLLLTLTDLSLLRRAEARYQSFFENVIEGVFQSTKSGRYLMVNPGLANILGFDSPEELIAHFKDLRSQLYVDPADRDTLFRVLGKAGQIKGFETRFICKDGSTRWISLTAREVRDPTSGELLYIEGLNIDITARKEAERALKESEEKFRHTFDQSPIGASMVSLDNTFLRANEAFCRITGYTEPELKRITFDSITHPDERGESLRQYDRVKRGEIDSWEQDKRYITKDGREVWVHLSAGLVRDSAGTPLYLLPMVQDINHRMETERAMQAIHAEKERLRAGLEAVFRSIPDAIITVDTDMRVIQTNRALSEVCCIGSRLEKATDLAGVSGSCSRGCFSMLKTTLETRKPVFEHRVECRTKTPGKVVVINSSPLIDQDNNFAGAVLVIRDITRLADLEKRLTDRHSHRGIVGKSKVMQDIYAVLDQLSDVESTVLITGESGTGKELIAEALHYGGSRSKGPLIKVNCSALSESLLESELFGHMRGAFTGAIRDKIGRFEAAEGGTIFLDEIGDISPRIQLNLLRVLERKEFERVGDSRTKKANVRVLAATNVDLMDKIRQGLFREDLYYRLKVMVIQLPPLRERTEDIPLLMGHFISQFQTSFGKRITKCSDDVMRLFMTYPWPGNVRELKYSLEHACILCPGGEIGRAHLPADLLRFEQGLPGLGVPGLRAPSRAATPAAALDRPRGHAGLTREDVLSALAHAGGNRAKAARLLGVDRRTLYRNMAKHQVS
- a CDS encoding fumarate reductase flavoprotein subunit — translated: MQTIYTDVLVMGAGLAGERAAIEAAQAGFSAICLSLVPSRRSHSSAAMGGMQAAMGNCAKGEGDCPDVHFADTVKGSDWGCDQEVARLFADRAPIEMRQLAFWGVPWNRVVPGKSMYYKGGKQFEKEEKEENRGLITSRDFGGTAKWRTCYVSDGTGHSVLFTVDNVCAKLGVEVHDKTEAIALIQDGHTCFGCVARCLRTGELLVYLAKATVIATGGFGRLYPGTTNAVICDGGGHIAALNTGVVPMGNMEAVQFHPTGIVPTEILVTEGCRGDGGTLLDVNEERFMHVYEPEKQELASRDVVARWMTHHIRQGKGVKSPYGDHLWLDIRHLGEKHITGKLREVYEICTSFLGVNPIHQLIPVRPTQHYSMGGVRTNKDGHAYGLSGLFSVGEASCWDMHGFNRLGGNSLAETVVAGGIVGKKIAEFLQGAEVTFNSSVIDDEVKRQRDRIESLVRCKAGTEYVYKVRRAMQDALHKGANIFRTEQGLSQCVGELQEILARARKVGLKSNGLGVNPELSAALKIEGQVKMALMLAFGALKRTESRGSHNREDYPARNDRDWLSRTLAYWKSEKDDMPTLDYEPATPVFHIPPGDRGYGKSQIITADTPAETKG